One window of the Corvus moneduloides isolate bCorMon1 chromosome 10, bCorMon1.pri, whole genome shotgun sequence genome contains the following:
- the NMNAT3 gene encoding nicotinamide/nicotinic acid mononucleotide adenylyltransferase 3 isoform X1 has product MKSRIPVILLACGSFNPTTNMHMRLFELARDHLHQTGRYRVIEGIMSPVNDNYGKKGLVSARHRVAMAKLALETSDWIRVDPWESEQETWTETVKVLRHHYNESLRVFQSKEFMRNKHPTERSTGESLSCQQSVLPELKLLCGADFLQTFKTPNLWKEEDIKEIVEKFGLVCISRAGSDPSQYIQESDLLTKFQHNIFLVKEWIQNEISATQIRSALCRGQSVKYLIPDSVIAYIAHHNIYTEESERKNEGDFLQPLKLHNTTINPLSD; this is encoded by the exons ATGAAGAGCAGGATCCCTGTCATCCTTCTGGCCTGTGGCTCCTTTAACCCCACCACCAACATGCACATGCGTTTATTTGAGCTGGCCAGAGACCACCTGCACCAAACAG gaagATACCGGGTGATTGAAGGCATAATGTCTCCTGTCAATGATAACTATGGGAAGAAAGGCTTGGTTTCAGCAAGGCACCGGGTAGCGATGGCTAAACTGGCACTAGAGACATCTGACTGGATCCGGGTGGATCCCTGGGAGAGTGAGCAGGAGACATGGACAGAGACAGTAAAAGTATTAAG gcACCATTATAATGAATCGCTCAGAGTGTTCCAGTCCAAGGAGTTCATGAGAAACAAACATCCCACAGAAAGGTCTACAGGAGAGTCCCTTTCTTGCCAGCAATCAG TTCTACCAGAATtaaagctgctctgtggggctgaTTTTCTGCAGACATTTAAGACACCCAATCTTTGGAAGGAAGAAGACATCAAAGAAATAGTGGAAAAGTTCGGTTTGGTGTGTATTAGCCGGGCTGGCTCTGATCCATCTCAGTATATCCAGGAATCGGACCTTTTAACGAAATTTCAGCACAATATTTTTCTAGTGAAAGAGTGGATTCAGAATGAAATCAGTGCAACACAGATACGCTCTGCCTTGTGCAGAGGACAGAGCGTGAAATATCTCATACCAGACTCTGTTATTGCCTACATTGCACACCACAATATCTACACAGAAGAGAGTGAGCGCAAGAATGAAGGGGACTTCCTTCAGCCTCTCAAGCTGCATAACACAACAATAAATCCTCTGAGTGACTGA
- the NMNAT3 gene encoding nicotinamide/nicotinic acid mononucleotide adenylyltransferase 3 isoform X2 — protein MSPVNDNYGKKGLVSARHRVAMAKLALETSDWIRVDPWESEQETWTETVKVLRHHYNESLRVFQSKEFMRNKHPTERSTGESLSCQQSVLPELKLLCGADFLQTFKTPNLWKEEDIKEIVEKFGLVCISRAGSDPSQYIQESDLLTKFQHNIFLVKEWIQNEISATQIRSALCRGQSVKYLIPDSVIAYIAHHNIYTEESERKNEGDFLQPLKLHNTTINPLSD, from the exons ATGTCTCCTGTCAATGATAACTATGGGAAGAAAGGCTTGGTTTCAGCAAGGCACCGGGTAGCGATGGCTAAACTGGCACTAGAGACATCTGACTGGATCCGGGTGGATCCCTGGGAGAGTGAGCAGGAGACATGGACAGAGACAGTAAAAGTATTAAG gcACCATTATAATGAATCGCTCAGAGTGTTCCAGTCCAAGGAGTTCATGAGAAACAAACATCCCACAGAAAGGTCTACAGGAGAGTCCCTTTCTTGCCAGCAATCAG TTCTACCAGAATtaaagctgctctgtggggctgaTTTTCTGCAGACATTTAAGACACCCAATCTTTGGAAGGAAGAAGACATCAAAGAAATAGTGGAAAAGTTCGGTTTGGTGTGTATTAGCCGGGCTGGCTCTGATCCATCTCAGTATATCCAGGAATCGGACCTTTTAACGAAATTTCAGCACAATATTTTTCTAGTGAAAGAGTGGATTCAGAATGAAATCAGTGCAACACAGATACGCTCTGCCTTGTGCAGAGGACAGAGCGTGAAATATCTCATACCAGACTCTGTTATTGCCTACATTGCACACCACAATATCTACACAGAAGAGAGTGAGCGCAAGAATGAAGGGGACTTCCTTCAGCCTCTCAAGCTGCATAACACAACAATAAATCCTCTGAGTGACTGA
- the NMNAT3 gene encoding nicotinamide/nicotinic acid mononucleotide adenylyltransferase 3 isoform X3: MKSRIPVILLACGSFNPTTNMHMRLFELARDHLHQTVLPELKLLCGADFLQTFKTPNLWKEEDIKEIVEKFGLVCISRAGSDPSQYIQESDLLTKFQHNIFLVKEWIQNEISATQIRSALCRGQSVKYLIPDSVIAYIAHHNIYTEESERKNEGDFLQPLKLHNTTINPLSD; the protein is encoded by the exons ATGAAGAGCAGGATCCCTGTCATCCTTCTGGCCTGTGGCTCCTTTAACCCCACCACCAACATGCACATGCGTTTATTTGAGCTGGCCAGAGACCACCTGCACCAAACAG TTCTACCAGAATtaaagctgctctgtggggctgaTTTTCTGCAGACATTTAAGACACCCAATCTTTGGAAGGAAGAAGACATCAAAGAAATAGTGGAAAAGTTCGGTTTGGTGTGTATTAGCCGGGCTGGCTCTGATCCATCTCAGTATATCCAGGAATCGGACCTTTTAACGAAATTTCAGCACAATATTTTTCTAGTGAAAGAGTGGATTCAGAATGAAATCAGTGCAACACAGATACGCTCTGCCTTGTGCAGAGGACAGAGCGTGAAATATCTCATACCAGACTCTGTTATTGCCTACATTGCACACCACAATATCTACACAGAAGAGAGTGAGCGCAAGAATGAAGGGGACTTCCTTCAGCCTCTCAAGCTGCATAACACAACAATAAATCCTCTGAGTGACTGA
- the NMNAT3 gene encoding nicotinamide/nicotinic acid mononucleotide adenylyltransferase 3 isoform X4 yields MRNKHPTERSTGESLSCQQSVLPELKLLCGADFLQTFKTPNLWKEEDIKEIVEKFGLVCISRAGSDPSQYIQESDLLTKFQHNIFLVKEWIQNEISATQIRSALCRGQSVKYLIPDSVIAYIAHHNIYTEESERKNEGDFLQPLKLHNTTINPLSD; encoded by the exons ATGAGAAACAAACATCCCACAGAAAGGTCTACAGGAGAGTCCCTTTCTTGCCAGCAATCAG TTCTACCAGAATtaaagctgctctgtggggctgaTTTTCTGCAGACATTTAAGACACCCAATCTTTGGAAGGAAGAAGACATCAAAGAAATAGTGGAAAAGTTCGGTTTGGTGTGTATTAGCCGGGCTGGCTCTGATCCATCTCAGTATATCCAGGAATCGGACCTTTTAACGAAATTTCAGCACAATATTTTTCTAGTGAAAGAGTGGATTCAGAATGAAATCAGTGCAACACAGATACGCTCTGCCTTGTGCAGAGGACAGAGCGTGAAATATCTCATACCAGACTCTGTTATTGCCTACATTGCACACCACAATATCTACACAGAAGAGAGTGAGCGCAAGAATGAAGGGGACTTCCTTCAGCCTCTCAAGCTGCATAACACAACAATAAATCCTCTGAGTGACTGA
- the NMNAT3 gene encoding nicotinamide/nicotinic acid mononucleotide adenylyltransferase 3 isoform X5, whose translation MKSRIPVILLACGSFNPTTNMHMRLFELARDHLHQTGRYRVIEGIMSPVNDNYGKKGLVSARHRVAMAKLALETSDWIRVDPWESEQETWTETVKVLSSTRIKAALWG comes from the exons ATGAAGAGCAGGATCCCTGTCATCCTTCTGGCCTGTGGCTCCTTTAACCCCACCACCAACATGCACATGCGTTTATTTGAGCTGGCCAGAGACCACCTGCACCAAACAG gaagATACCGGGTGATTGAAGGCATAATGTCTCCTGTCAATGATAACTATGGGAAGAAAGGCTTGGTTTCAGCAAGGCACCGGGTAGCGATGGCTAAACTGGCACTAGAGACATCTGACTGGATCCGGGTGGATCCCTGGGAGAGTGAGCAGGAGACATGGACAGAGACAGTAAAAGTATTAAG TTCTACCAGAATtaaagctgctctgtggggctga